One stretch of Tepiditoga spiralis DNA includes these proteins:
- the rsmH gene encoding 16S rRNA (cytosine(1402)-N(4))-methyltransferase RsmH, which yields MREYKDYHKSIMVNEVLDYLITVEDGIYVDCTAGEGGHSKAIYEKCNGKARVISVDVDYEVLGIAEKRLKELSYKIDFFKAPYQEIDIVLAGLGVKKVNGFFMDLGVSTFQLKGVGRGFTFMKDEPLDMRMDLEADKTAHYVVNEYSEQELSKIIFEYGEEFRFSRKIAKRIVQARPLNTTFELVEAIKSAFPYSEIRKRKRHFATKTFQAIRIEVNGEFNNIKTALNKFGNYLEVGGRVVVLSFHSLEDKIIKTFFKNDERFNLLTKKPLIPSEEEIKNNPRARSTKLRAAEKK from the coding sequence TTGAGAGAGTATAAAGATTATCATAAAAGTATAATGGTGAATGAAGTTCTTGATTATCTTATTACAGTGGAAGATGGAATATATGTAGATTGTACTGCTGGAGAGGGTGGACATTCTAAAGCAATTTATGAAAAATGCAATGGGAAAGCTAGAGTAATATCAGTTGATGTTGATTATGAAGTCCTTGGAATAGCAGAAAAAAGATTAAAAGAACTTTCTTATAAAATAGATTTTTTTAAAGCACCGTATCAAGAAATAGATATTGTTTTAGCGGGACTTGGAGTTAAAAAAGTAAATGGATTTTTTATGGATTTAGGAGTTTCAACTTTTCAATTAAAAGGCGTAGGAAGAGGATTTACATTTATGAAAGATGAACCTCTTGATATGAGAATGGATTTAGAAGCTGATAAGACGGCTCATTATGTTGTGAATGAATATTCTGAACAAGAATTATCAAAAATAATATTTGAATATGGTGAAGAATTTAGATTTTCAAGGAAGATAGCAAAAAGGATAGTACAAGCAAGGCCATTAAATACTACTTTTGAATTAGTTGAAGCAATAAAATCTGCCTTTCCTTATTCTGAAATAAGAAAAAGAAAAAGACATTTTGCAACCAAAACATTTCAAGCAATAAGAATAGAAGTAAATGGTGAATTTAATAATATTAAAACGGCATTAAATAAATTTGGAAATTATTTAGAAGTTGGGGGACGGGTTGTTGTTTTGTCTTTTCATTCTCTTGAAGATAAAATTATAAAAACATTTTTTAAAAATGATGAAAGGTTTAATTTATTAACAAAAAAACCTTTGATACCTTCAGAAGAAGAAATAAAAAATAATCCACGTGCGAGAAGTACCAAACTTAGAGCTGCAGAAAAAAAGTAA
- the prfB gene encoding peptide chain release factor 2: MIDYEVKVKIDGLKNKFKDLKNLFNIEKSRNRVKELEKIMTDPNFWNDSKKAESVSRESQHLKNEIGDFEALANLFDDLDAAIELTEEDSSMESQIFETLNEIEKKIKAFELSMLLSGKYDNNNVFLSIHPGAGGTESQDWASMLYRMYVRWCEKNKMKVETIDYLDGDEAGIKSVTIKISGPYAYGKLKYESGVHRLVRISPFDSNGRRHTSFTSVNVVPELNEDVEIEIRTEDLRIDTYRAGGAGGQHVNKTDSAVRLTHLPTGIVVACQNERSQHQNKATAMSMLKARLYEMEMRKKMEEKMQLMGDVKNISWGNQIRSYVLYPYQMVKDHRTSYETSDTDGVLDGTIDGFIESELLYFAELSR; this comes from the coding sequence ATGATTGATTATGAAGTTAAAGTAAAAATAGATGGACTTAAAAATAAGTTTAAAGATTTAAAAAATTTATTTAATATTGAAAAATCAAGAAATAGAGTTAAAGAATTGGAAAAAATTATGACAGATCCAAATTTTTGGAATGATTCTAAAAAAGCTGAAAGTGTTTCAAGAGAGTCACAACACCTAAAAAACGAAATAGGAGATTTTGAAGCATTAGCAAATTTATTTGATGATCTAGATGCAGCAATAGAACTAACAGAAGAAGATTCAAGCATGGAATCTCAAATATTTGAAACACTCAATGAAATAGAAAAGAAAATAAAAGCATTTGAACTTTCAATGCTTTTATCAGGAAAGTATGACAACAATAATGTATTTCTTTCTATACATCCAGGAGCAGGTGGAACAGAATCTCAAGATTGGGCAAGTATGCTTTATAGAATGTATGTAAGATGGTGTGAAAAAAATAAAATGAAAGTAGAAACAATAGATTATCTTGATGGAGACGAAGCGGGAATAAAAAGTGTAACAATAAAAATTTCTGGACCATATGCTTATGGAAAACTAAAATATGAAAGTGGAGTACATAGACTAGTTAGAATTTCCCCATTCGATTCAAATGGTAGAAGACATACATCTTTTACATCTGTAAATGTTGTTCCTGAATTAAACGAAGATGTTGAAATAGAAATAAGAACAGAAGATTTAAGAATTGATACATATCGAGCAGGTGGAGCAGGAGGACAACATGTAAACAAAACAGATTCTGCTGTAAGATTAACTCATTTACCTACAGGAATAGTTGTTGCCTGTCAAAATGAAAGATCACAACATCAAAACAAAGCAACAGCAATGAGTATGTTAAAAGCAAGACTTTATGAAATGGAAATGAGAAAAAAAATGGAAGAAAAAATGCAATTAATGGGAGATGTTAAAAATATATCTTGGGGAAATCAAATAAGATCGTATGTATTATATCCATATCAAATGGTTAAAGATCATAGAACTTCTTATGAAACATCAGATACAGATGGAGTATTAGACGGTACAATAGATGGGTTTATAGAATCAGAACTTTTGTACTTTGCAGAGCTTTCAAGATAA
- a CDS encoding response regulator has product MINIILLLTLIVLLFDILIRIIFFKNIISSDFDGRIILKQKDNKLIISSCNEYAELLFGEKIKNKNILNYLKINIEKNMKYSKVKDIYFSKTKKWAYGVIYKINFNKFVLILSDITDEKEKENKIRKEQKRMNLAMSASNEGIWEWDLEKNEFNFNKTIEKVLDYNIIELKEKFKDWKSLFSPKDLKKISQKVDACVNNKTDDFTCEIQIKMKNGTLKWIEARGKVIERTQNLKAIRIIGTLSDISKRKNFEKEKEKLLEITQKLFELSPDFILIVDFNQNIVKVSQSILDTFEYKEEELLNKNIKYFLKDSDLITVENTHNKILEGNFINNTKIYMKKKNGTYLPLRISAKASKELKLIFGVGRDVSAEELTLKKLQMAAKKEAEASKLKTNFLANMSHEIRTPLSAIIGAIELLSEYNYTNEQEELINILRSSSDTLLELINNILDLSKIESGHLSFEFIDFSPSIMFENIENIFRPLANKKGINFYLENNMSKKYNLKSDPTRLKQVLVNLISNAIKFTSEGSVSLSINELESNEKTVKLEFKVKDTGIGIPKEKINTIFESFNQADNSITRKFGGTGLGLAISKKIIEKLGGKIIVESVLNAGSTFKFVLEIEKSNKFIEKDNTLNIDTIKSSEITILIAEDNDINQKILKMMLKDKNFNIHMASDGEEAVSLISKIPFDLILMDVQMPKLNGFEATKEIRKHNKNIPIIALTANAMKGYKEVCIKNGMNDYLVKPISKRALFNIILKYASLKKQSINNFKNIHIEDNFENRIERSGLDKESFREIFSEFITNYKPILSEIKNALLERNFKKLEEISHSLKSSVGYLGTKKSFYLAHQLEICGKTFNLKKAQYYLNALEEELQKMQVEFYQNF; this is encoded by the coding sequence ATGATTAATATAATTTTATTATTAACTTTAATAGTTTTACTTTTTGATATTCTTATTAGAATAATTTTCTTTAAAAACATAATATCGAGTGACTTTGATGGAAGAATTATCTTAAAACAAAAAGATAACAAATTAATAATATCTTCTTGTAATGAATATGCAGAGCTTTTATTTGGCGAAAAGATAAAAAATAAAAATATATTAAATTATTTAAAAATTAATATTGAAAAAAATATGAAATATTCAAAAGTTAAAGATATTTATTTTTCAAAAACAAAAAAATGGGCTTATGGAGTAATTTATAAAATTAATTTCAATAAATTTGTTTTGATTTTATCTGACATAACCGATGAAAAAGAAAAAGAAAATAAAATTAGGAAAGAACAAAAGAGAATGAATCTTGCAATGAGTGCTTCTAATGAAGGAATATGGGAATGGGACTTAGAAAAAAATGAATTTAATTTTAATAAAACAATAGAAAAAGTATTAGATTATAATATTATTGAATTAAAAGAAAAATTTAAAGACTGGAAATCTTTATTTTCACCAAAAGATTTAAAAAAAATATCTCAAAAAGTAGATGCTTGTGTTAATAATAAAACAGATGATTTTACATGTGAAATACAAATAAAAATGAAAAATGGAACTTTAAAGTGGATAGAAGCACGAGGAAAAGTAATTGAAAGAACTCAAAATTTAAAAGCAATAAGAATCATAGGAACTTTAAGTGATATTTCAAAAAGAAAGAATTTTGAAAAAGAAAAAGAAAAACTTTTGGAAATAACTCAAAAATTATTTGAATTATCTCCAGACTTTATATTAATAGTTGATTTCAATCAAAATATAGTAAAAGTATCACAATCTATATTGGATACATTTGAATATAAAGAAGAAGAACTATTAAATAAAAATATTAAATATTTTTTAAAAGATTCGGATTTAATTACTGTAGAAAATACACATAATAAAATTTTAGAAGGAAATTTTATAAATAACACTAAAATTTATATGAAGAAAAAAAATGGAACTTATCTGCCTTTAAGAATATCAGCAAAGGCTTCTAAAGAATTAAAACTAATATTTGGTGTAGGAAGAGATGTAAGTGCTGAAGAATTAACTCTTAAAAAACTACAAATGGCTGCAAAAAAAGAAGCCGAAGCTTCAAAATTAAAAACTAATTTTCTTGCTAACATGAGTCATGAAATAAGAACTCCTTTATCTGCAATCATAGGAGCTATTGAATTATTATCAGAATATAATTATACAAATGAACAAGAAGAACTAATTAATATACTTAGAAGTTCATCTGATACTTTATTAGAGTTAATAAACAACATATTAGATCTTTCAAAAATAGAAAGTGGACATTTAAGTTTTGAATTTATTGATTTTAGTCCTTCAATAATGTTTGAAAATATTGAAAATATTTTTAGACCTCTTGCAAATAAAAAAGGAATAAATTTTTATCTTGAAAATAATATGAGTAAAAAATATAATTTAAAAAGTGATCCAACAAGATTAAAACAAGTTTTAGTAAACTTAATATCAAATGCAATTAAATTCACTTCAGAAGGTAGTGTTTCTTTATCAATAAATGAATTAGAATCAAATGAAAAAACTGTTAAATTAGAATTTAAAGTTAAAGATACTGGAATAGGAATTCCAAAAGAGAAAATAAATACAATTTTTGAAAGTTTTAATCAAGCAGATAATTCAATAACAAGAAAATTTGGCGGTACTGGCTTGGGTCTTGCAATATCAAAAAAAATAATTGAAAAATTAGGTGGGAAAATAATTGTTGAAAGCGTTTTAAATGCTGGAAGTACTTTTAAATTTGTTCTTGAAATCGAAAAATCTAATAAGTTCATTGAAAAAGATAATACATTGAATATTGATACAATAAAAAGTTCTGAAATAACTATATTAATTGCTGAAGACAATGATATTAATCAAAAAATATTAAAAATGATGTTAAAAGATAAAAATTTTAATATACACATGGCTTCAGATGGCGAAGAGGCTGTTTCACTTATTTCAAAAATACCTTTTGATTTAATATTAATGGATGTACAAATGCCTAAATTAAATGGATTTGAGGCAACAAAAGAAATTCGAAAACACAATAAAAATATACCGATTATAGCTTTAACAGCAAATGCCATGAAAGGATATAAAGAAGTATGTATAAAAAATGGAATGAATGACTATCTTGTAAAGCCTATAAGTAAAAGGGCTTTGTTCAATATAATATTAAAATATGCAAGCTTAAAAAAACAAAGTATAAATAACTTTAAAAATATTCATATAGAAGATAATTTTGAAAATAGAATTGAGAGAAGTGGACTTGATAAAGAGTCATTTAGAGAAATCTTTTCAGAATTTATAACTAATTATAAGCCTATACTTTCTGAAATAAAAAATGCTTTACTTGAAAGAAATTTTAAAAAATTAGAGGAAATTTCTCATTCTTTAAAGTCTTCTGTTGGATATCTTGGTACAAAAAAATCTTTTTATTTAGCTCATCAATTAGAAATATGTGGAAAAACTTTTAACTTAAA